A genomic segment from Bacteroidales bacterium encodes:
- the recO gene encoding DNA repair protein RecO codes for MELESTKAIILQVVDYSDSQAIVHAYTSEYGRLSFITSKKSKSLKNNVLFQPLFLVEISFYGSRYSDMRRIKAVQLWKPFIDIPFNHGKTFICLFISELLSKTLREQVANKVLFDFIVSSIELFDQSRDTWSCFHLSFMVHFSKYLGIYPTFGFSVSQSYDNEDIGVLLDRLKDTSITDFSNIKLTRAQRQVVLNRLLSYYQMHLPIGDLFSHRVLQQF; via the coding sequence ATGGAGTTGGAGAGCACCAAGGCAATTATTTTACAGGTTGTAGATTATAGTGATTCTCAGGCAATAGTCCACGCTTACACTTCTGAATACGGACGTTTGAGCTTTATTACATCAAAGAAATCAAAATCGTTAAAAAACAATGTTCTGTTTCAACCTCTTTTTTTGGTAGAAATCAGTTTTTATGGTAGCCGTTATTCTGATATGCGACGGATTAAGGCGGTTCAGCTTTGGAAGCCCTTTATAGATATTCCGTTTAATCATGGGAAGACATTTATATGTTTATTTATTTCCGAGTTGCTTTCTAAAACATTGCGCGAGCAAGTTGCCAATAAAGTGTTGTTTGATTTTATCGTAAGCTCAATAGAGTTGTTTGATCAATCACGTGATACGTGGAGTTGTTTTCACTTGAGTTTTATGGTGCATTTTTCAAAATATTTGGGAATTTACCCAACGTTTGGATTTAGCGTTTCTCAGAGTTATGACAACGAAGATATCGGAGTTTTACTTGACAGACTAAAAGATACTTCAATAACGGATTTTTCAAATATAAAGCTTACGAGGGCTCAAAGGCAGGTTGTATTGAATCGGCTGCTTTCATATTACCAAATGCATTTACCTATAGGAGATTTGTTTTCACATCGCGTGCTGCAGCAGTTTTAG